The following coding sequences lie in one Pseudomonas sp. B33.4 genomic window:
- a CDS encoding NADP-dependent oxidoreductase — translation MKAYFIDRYGKQNGRIGDLSEPLPGAHDVLIEVHAASVNVLDSKIRSGEFKLILPYSFPLVLGNDCAGVVIEVGAAVKGFKPGDAVYARVPEQRIGTFAERIAVEQNAVALKPANLSMEQAAAIPLVALTAWQALVDIARLQRGQKVLIHAGSGGVGTIAIQLAKHLGAVVATTTSTANVEWVKALGADVVIDYKQQHFEQELRDYDVVLNSLGTDVLENSLKILKPGGQLISISGPPTAEFAKAQGLAWPLRQVMRLLSLSIRRKARKQDARYSFLFMRANGTQLQEITSLIEAGEIRPVLDRTFAFESAGEALTYVEQGRAKGKVIVQIK, via the coding sequence ATGAAAGCCTATTTTATCGATCGCTACGGCAAGCAGAACGGGCGTATTGGCGACTTATCCGAGCCGCTGCCGGGCGCCCACGATGTGCTGATTGAAGTCCATGCTGCCAGCGTCAACGTCCTCGATTCAAAGATCAGGAGCGGCGAATTCAAACTGATTCTGCCGTATTCATTCCCCTTGGTGCTGGGCAATGATTGTGCCGGTGTGGTGATTGAGGTTGGCGCAGCGGTCAAGGGCTTCAAGCCCGGCGACGCGGTGTATGCGCGCGTGCCCGAACAGCGAATCGGCACGTTCGCCGAGCGAATCGCCGTCGAGCAAAACGCCGTAGCGTTGAAGCCCGCCAACCTCAGCATGGAACAGGCCGCGGCGATTCCTTTGGTCGCCCTGACAGCCTGGCAAGCATTGGTCGACATCGCCCGTTTGCAAAGGGGTCAGAAGGTTTTGATTCACGCCGGTTCCGGCGGTGTCGGAACCATCGCCATTCAACTGGCCAAGCACCTCGGCGCTGTTGTCGCGACCACCACCAGCACCGCGAATGTCGAATGGGTTAAAGCGTTGGGCGCAGACGTGGTGATTGATTACAAACAGCAGCACTTCGAGCAGGAGCTGCGCGACTACGACGTGGTGCTGAACAGCCTCGGCACCGACGTTCTGGAAAACTCGCTCAAGATACTCAAGCCGGGCGGTCAGCTGATTTCCATTTCAGGCCCGCCAACTGCCGAGTTCGCCAAGGCGCAGGGACTGGCCTGGCCGTTGCGCCAAGTCATGCGCTTGTTGAGCCTGAGTATTCGGCGCAAGGCAAGAAAGCAGGATGCCCGGTACAGCTTCCTGTTTATGCGGGCCAACGGTACACAACTGCAAGAAATCACCTCCCTGATTGAAGCCGGCGAAATAAGGCCCGTGCTGGATCGCACCTTCGCCTTCGAGTCAGCGGGCGAAGCCCTGACTTACGTCGAACAGGGCCGTGCAAAAGGCAAGGTAATCGTGCAGATCAAATAG
- a CDS encoding cryptochrome/photolyase family protein: MNKTHRLCLVLGDQLSFDLASLAGLDREHDRVLLVEVMEEASHVAHHPQKIALIFSAMRHFAQALENQGIRVHYVTLDDPQNSGSVPGELKRWQALLQANELHVTECGDWRLEQSLKECGVPIHWHADNRFLCSRDEFRAWAAGKKQLRMEFFYREMRRKSRLLLNGDGTPVGGAWNFDADNRKALPKTVKAPYPAGFNNDAITLEVLALVKDRFASHYGSLDDFNYPVTHADAQALWAWFLDYGLAGFGDYQDAMASDEPFLFHARISAALNIGLLDLRRLCSDVESAYWSGNIALNAAEGFIRQLIGWREYVRGVYWLHMPEYAEGNAFGNTRRLPEFYWTSDTQMNCMRQAIGQSLKHAYAHHIQRLMVTGNFALLAGIAPSQICEWYLAIYMDAFDWVELPNTLGMVMHADGGYLGSKPYCASGQYINRMSDYCRDCAYSVRETTADNACPFNALYWHFLMRHGDLLRGNQRMAMMYKNLDRMPPDKQEALWQRGQGLLDRLDRGESL, translated from the coding sequence ATGAACAAAACCCATCGGCTGTGCCTCGTTCTGGGCGACCAGTTATCGTTCGATCTGGCTTCATTGGCCGGTCTGGATCGCGAACATGATCGTGTGCTGCTGGTCGAGGTCATGGAAGAAGCCAGCCACGTTGCCCATCACCCGCAGAAGATCGCCCTGATCTTCAGTGCCATGCGTCACTTCGCTCAGGCCCTGGAGAACCAGGGCATCCGAGTGCATTACGTGACCCTCGATGACCCGCAGAACAGCGGCTCGGTGCCCGGCGAGTTGAAACGCTGGCAGGCTTTGTTGCAGGCCAACGAGTTGCACGTCACGGAGTGCGGCGACTGGCGTCTGGAGCAATCGCTCAAGGAGTGTGGCGTGCCGATCCATTGGCATGCCGACAACCGTTTCCTCTGCAGCCGCGACGAATTCCGCGCGTGGGCCGCTGGTAAAAAGCAACTGCGCATGGAGTTCTTCTATCGCGAGATGCGCCGCAAGAGTCGTCTGCTGCTCAACGGCGACGGCACGCCCGTCGGCGGCGCCTGGAACTTTGACGCAGACAATCGCAAAGCCTTGCCCAAAACGGTAAAAGCGCCCTACCCGGCGGGTTTCAACAACGATGCAATCACCCTCGAAGTTCTCGCACTGGTCAAGGATCGCTTCGCCAGTCACTACGGCAGTCTGGATGACTTCAACTATCCGGTGACCCACGCCGATGCTCAGGCACTGTGGGCCTGGTTTCTCGATTACGGCCTGGCCGGGTTCGGCGATTATCAGGACGCCATGGCCAGCGACGAGCCGTTTCTGTTCCATGCCCGCATCAGCGCGGCGCTCAATATTGGCTTACTCGACCTGCGCCGACTCTGCAGTGACGTGGAGTCTGCCTATTGGTCAGGCAACATTGCCCTGAATGCCGCCGAAGGTTTCATTCGTCAACTGATCGGCTGGCGCGAATATGTGCGGGGCGTCTACTGGCTGCACATGCCGGAGTACGCCGAGGGCAATGCCTTCGGTAATACGCGGCGCTTGCCAGAGTTCTACTGGACCAGTGACACGCAGATGAACTGCATGCGCCAGGCCATCGGCCAGAGCCTGAAACACGCTTACGCTCATCACATACAACGCCTGATGGTCACCGGCAATTTCGCCCTGCTCGCAGGCATCGCGCCGAGTCAGATCTGTGAGTGGTATCTGGCGATTTACATGGACGCTTTCGATTGGGTCGAGCTGCCCAATACCCTCGGCATGGTCATGCACGCCGACGGCGGTTACCTCGGTTCCAAGCCTTACTGCGCCAGCGGCCAGTACATCAACCGGATGTCCGACTACTGTCGCGACTGTGCTTACTCGGTGCGCGAAACCACGGCTGACAACGCTTGCCCGTTCAATGCCTTGTACTGGCATTTTCTGATGCGTCACGGTGACCTTCTGCGCGGCAATCAGCGCATGGCCATGATGTACAAAAACCTCGATCGCATGCCGCCGGATAAACAGGAGGCATTGTGGCAACGCGGACAAGGGCTGCTCGACAGACTGGATCGCGGCGAATCGTTATGA
- a CDS encoding alpha/beta hydrolase, which produces MEPMPYVKAANQSILVGGTAFAYRDLGARSAVPLILLNHWGAALDDFDPRIVDGLARTRHVIAIDYRGVGGSGGTAPLTVAQMADDVISLIAALEFNSVDLLGFSLGGFVAQDIALKNPALVRRLILTGTGPAGGVGIAKVGAVSWPLMLKGLLTLRDPKFYLFFTTTANGRRAATDFLQRLKERRNDRDKRPTPSAFLRQLKAIKAWGKQMPQNLGGLQIPTLVVSGDNDIMVPTVNSIDLAKRTPYAQVIIYEDAGHGAIFQNYADFISTAQAFLDS; this is translated from the coding sequence ATGGAACCAATGCCTTACGTCAAAGCCGCCAACCAATCGATTTTGGTTGGCGGCACGGCCTTCGCCTATCGAGACCTCGGCGCCAGATCGGCGGTGCCGCTGATCCTGCTCAATCATTGGGGCGCGGCACTCGACGACTTCGACCCGCGAATCGTCGATGGTCTGGCGCGAACCCGACATGTGATCGCCATTGACTATCGCGGTGTCGGTGGCTCAGGCGGCACCGCGCCCCTGACCGTCGCGCAAATGGCCGACGACGTTATCAGCCTGATCGCTGCGCTGGAATTCAACAGCGTCGACCTGCTGGGTTTTTCCCTTGGCGGATTCGTTGCTCAGGACATCGCGCTCAAAAATCCTGCCTTGGTGCGGCGCCTGATTCTGACCGGCACCGGGCCTGCTGGCGGAGTCGGTATCGCCAAGGTCGGTGCGGTTTCCTGGCCACTGATGCTCAAGGGCTTGTTGACCCTGCGCGATCCCAAGTTTTACTTGTTTTTCACCACGACTGCGAACGGACGACGGGCCGCGACAGACTTTCTGCAACGTTTGAAAGAACGCCGCAACGATCGCGACAAACGCCCGACACCGAGCGCTTTTCTGCGGCAGTTGAAAGCCATCAAGGCATGGGGAAAACAAATGCCGCAGAACCTTGGCGGCCTGCAAATCCCGACGCTGGTGGTCAGCGGCGACAACGACATCATGGTGCCCACGGTCAACTCGATTGATCTGGCCAAGCGGACTCCCTACGCGCAAGTGATCATTTATGAAGACGCCGGACACGGCGCGATTTTCCAGAACTACGCTGACTTTATCAGCACAGCGCAGGCGTTTCTCGACAGCTGA
- a CDS encoding SDR family oxidoreductase: MTTRPAVLITGASTGIGAVYAERFAQRGHDLVLVARDLERLETLAAKLRSEHSVAVDVLQADLTQLKDLTTVETRLRDDARIGILVNNAGAAQSGNFIEQSTDKVANLVALNTTALVRLASAIAPRLANAGNGAIINIGSVVGLAPEFGMSVYGATKAFVLFLSQGLSLELSPLGVYVQAVLPAATRTEIWDRAGIDINTLSEIMEVTDLVDAALVGFDRREPVTIPPLHEGERWDALQTARQGLLAQIRQSAVAQRYLA, encoded by the coding sequence ATGACTACCCGCCCTGCTGTTCTCATCACTGGCGCCTCTACCGGCATCGGCGCAGTTTACGCCGAACGCTTCGCTCAACGCGGGCACGATCTGGTGCTGGTCGCCCGCGATCTCGAGCGCTTGGAAACACTCGCCGCGAAACTGCGCAGCGAACACAGCGTCGCCGTGGATGTGCTTCAGGCCGACCTGACCCAACTCAAAGACCTGACCACTGTCGAAACGCGCCTGCGCGACGATGCGCGTATTGGCATCCTCGTCAATAACGCCGGAGCTGCGCAGTCCGGCAACTTCATCGAGCAGAGCACCGACAAAGTGGCCAATCTGGTTGCACTCAACACCACGGCACTGGTGCGGCTCGCCAGTGCCATCGCTCCCCGTCTGGCGAACGCCGGCAACGGCGCGATTATCAACATCGGCTCGGTGGTCGGTCTGGCCCCGGAGTTCGGCATGTCGGTGTACGGCGCGACCAAGGCGTTTGTCCTGTTCCTGTCTCAGGGGTTGAGCCTGGAACTGTCGCCACTCGGTGTCTACGTGCAAGCCGTGCTGCCGGCGGCTACCCGCACGGAAATCTGGGATCGCGCGGGCATCGACATCAACACCTTGAGCGAGATCATGGAAGTCACCGATCTGGTCGATGCGGCGCTGGTCGGTTTCGATCGTCGCGAACCGGTGACCATTCCGCCGCTGCATGAAGGTGAGCGCTGGGACGCCTTGCAGACCGCGCGGCAGGGTCTGTTGGCGCAGATCCGCCAGTCGGCAGTCGCCCAGCGCTATCTGGCGTGA
- a CDS encoding TetR family transcriptional regulator — protein sequence MRVTKAQAQANREHIVETASVLFRERGFDGVGVADLMAAAGFTHGGFYKHFGSKADLMSEASANSLARSLASAEMVDVQGFIDAYVSKEHRDERGSGCTMAALCGDAARQSDEVKTAFADGIERTLQTLGDKYPTGPDAAPDAGRVKMIDMLVRAVGAIILSRACPDDSALADEILAVCHAEMTASLSIAANSEAEGG from the coding sequence GTGAGAGTCACCAAAGCCCAGGCACAGGCGAACCGCGAGCACATCGTCGAGACCGCCTCGGTGCTGTTTCGTGAGCGAGGTTTTGACGGTGTCGGCGTCGCGGACCTCATGGCGGCAGCCGGATTTACCCACGGCGGCTTCTACAAACATTTCGGTTCGAAGGCCGACCTGATGTCCGAAGCCTCAGCCAACAGCCTTGCGCGCTCGTTGGCCAGTGCCGAAATGGTCGATGTTCAAGGCTTCATCGATGCTTATGTGTCGAAAGAACATCGAGACGAGCGGGGCAGCGGTTGCACCATGGCCGCTTTGTGCGGCGACGCCGCGCGCCAGTCTGACGAGGTGAAAACAGCGTTTGCCGATGGCATCGAGCGCACGTTGCAGACACTTGGCGACAAGTACCCGACAGGGCCTGACGCGGCGCCTGATGCGGGCAGAGTGAAAATGATCGACATGCTCGTGCGGGCGGTGGGCGCGATTATTCTGTCGCGTGCCTGTCCGGATGACTCAGCGCTGGCCGATGAAATACTTGCGGTGTGCCACGCTGAAATGACCGCCTCATTGTCGATTGCTGCCAACAGTGAAGCAGAGGGTGGTTGA
- a CDS encoding TetR/AcrR family transcriptional regulator has translation MKATYDDTRQHLLDTGHRMMAEKGFTSVGLNEILQTAGVPKGSFYHYFKSKELYGQALLADYFVGYLADMERRLTLPGLNAYERLMDYWQGWQNRCTLEGHGDECLVVKLSAEVADLSESMRLTLRDGAEQVVARITLCIEQGQAENSLPEGDARHLAETLYQLWLGASLLNKLQRTGQSLETSMAMTKRLLRV, from the coding sequence ATGAAAGCGACCTACGACGACACCCGCCAACACTTGCTCGATACCGGCCACCGGATGATGGCCGAGAAGGGCTTCACCAGTGTCGGACTCAACGAAATCCTGCAAACCGCCGGTGTGCCCAAGGGTTCGTTCTATCACTACTTCAAATCCAAAGAGTTGTACGGCCAGGCGTTGCTGGCGGATTACTTCGTCGGCTACCTCGCCGACATGGAGCGGCGCCTGACGCTGCCAGGGCTGAACGCTTACGAGCGGCTGATGGATTACTGGCAGGGCTGGCAGAACCGCTGCACTCTCGAAGGCCACGGTGACGAGTGTCTGGTGGTCAAGCTCAGTGCCGAAGTCGCCGACCTGTCCGAGTCGATGCGACTCACATTGCGCGATGGTGCCGAGCAAGTGGTGGCGCGTATCACCCTGTGCATCGAGCAGGGCCAGGCCGAAAACAGCTTGCCCGAGGGCGATGCCCGGCATCTGGCGGAAACCCTGTATCAGCTGTGGCTGGGCGCCAGTTTGTTGAACAAATTGCAGCGCACCGGGCAGTCTTTGGAAACATCGATGGCGATGACGAAGCGGCTTTTGCGCGTTTGA
- a CDS encoding LysR family transcriptional regulator: protein MKRHFEDLQLGSIELFCLAAEAGSFTAAAQLAGVTPAAVSRSILRLEKRLGSRLFARTTRSIRLTEAGRNFFVQCSQALTQLVEAQQEVMGAQTSPSGQLRISLPTTYGHHRILPLLPKFRALYPDVTVDIHLGNRNIDFVGEGYDLAIRVRAQPDSTMVARLLEDAKLVVVASAEYLKKAGTPQTLEDLVQHECIQFELPSSGRRISWLFQENGQDREVISDGGYSCSDDVLGGVTLAKHGAGVFQTYKFIVEKELADGSLVEVLQPYTGRSRPYTLLYPHGRYVPQRVRAFVDFLLEFRDEWAQV from the coding sequence ATGAAGCGCCACTTTGAAGACTTGCAGTTAGGCAGCATCGAACTCTTTTGCCTCGCCGCTGAAGCCGGCAGTTTCACCGCCGCCGCGCAGCTTGCCGGTGTAACGCCGGCCGCCGTGAGCCGGTCGATTCTGCGCCTCGAAAAAAGATTGGGTTCACGCTTGTTTGCCCGCACCACGCGCAGCATTCGCCTGACCGAGGCTGGCAGAAACTTTTTCGTCCAGTGCAGCCAGGCCCTGACCCAACTGGTCGAAGCGCAACAGGAAGTCATGGGCGCGCAGACATCACCGTCTGGTCAGTTACGCATCAGCCTGCCCACCACTTACGGACATCACCGCATCCTGCCGCTACTGCCAAAGTTTCGCGCGCTGTATCCCGACGTCACCGTCGACATTCACTTGGGTAACCGCAATATCGACTTCGTCGGCGAAGGCTACGATCTGGCGATCCGCGTCCGTGCCCAACCGGATTCGACCATGGTTGCGCGGCTGCTGGAGGATGCAAAACTGGTGGTGGTCGCCTCCGCCGAGTACCTGAAAAAGGCTGGCACACCGCAGACGCTGGAAGACCTGGTGCAACACGAATGCATTCAGTTCGAACTGCCGAGCAGCGGGCGGCGGATCTCTTGGCTGTTCCAGGAAAACGGTCAGGACCGTGAAGTGATTTCCGACGGCGGCTACTCCTGTTCCGATGACGTGCTTGGCGGCGTCACTCTGGCCAAGCATGGTGCCGGGGTCTTTCAGACCTATAAATTTATTGTCGAAAAGGAGCTGGCGGACGGCAGCCTTGTCGAGGTTCTTCAACCGTACACCGGGCGCTCGCGACCTTACACCTTGCTCTACCCGCACGGCCGGTATGTGCCGCAAAGGGTGCGGGCATTTGTTGATTTTCTGTTGGAGTTTCGTGATGAGTGGGCGCAGGTTTAG
- a CDS encoding alkene reductase: MNNNPFFTPAKLGHHTLKNRIVLPPLTRQRSTQPGNIANELMAEYYQQRAGAGLLVTEGTQIEPRGQGYAWTPGIHTPEQIAGWRKVTDAVHAVDGVIFAQLWHVGRVSHTALQPDGAAPVSASAVATDRVSVFIETAPGAGELVTPSAPRALSTDEVQELVQLYIKAARNAMDAGFDGIELHCANGYLVNQFISAHSNLRDDQYGGSLQNRLRFLKEVVAGVAECIGKEKVGVRFAPLFTTTDEARTYLGMVEEDPHTIYIEAIKVLQDVGIAYLSIAEADWDNAPAMPLTFRQAVRDTFSGAIIYAGRYTAESGAQLLESGLADFVAFGRPFMANPDLPARIANDWPLNALNPATVYGGTAEGYSDYPVYPG; this comes from the coding sequence ATGAACAACAACCCTTTTTTCACCCCGGCCAAACTCGGCCACCACACTCTGAAAAACCGCATCGTTCTGCCGCCCCTCACCCGCCAGCGCAGCACCCAGCCGGGCAATATCGCCAACGAGCTGATGGCCGAGTATTACCAACAACGTGCCGGCGCCGGTTTGCTGGTCACCGAAGGCACGCAGATCGAACCCCGTGGCCAGGGTTATGCGTGGACGCCGGGCATTCATACGCCTGAGCAAATCGCCGGCTGGCGCAAAGTCACCGACGCCGTGCATGCCGTGGACGGGGTGATTTTCGCCCAGTTGTGGCACGTTGGCCGTGTCTCGCATACCGCGCTGCAACCCGACGGCGCGGCGCCGGTTTCGGCCTCCGCCGTAGCCACCGATCGGGTCAGCGTGTTTATCGAAACCGCGCCCGGCGCCGGTGAACTGGTCACACCGTCGGCACCTCGCGCGCTCAGCACCGATGAAGTACAGGAATTGGTTCAGCTGTACATAAAGGCGGCACGCAACGCCATGGACGCCGGCTTCGACGGCATCGAGTTGCACTGCGCCAACGGTTATCTGGTGAACCAGTTCATCTCCGCCCACAGCAATCTGCGCGACGATCAGTACGGTGGTTCCTTGCAAAATCGCCTGCGCTTTCTCAAGGAAGTCGTCGCCGGTGTCGCCGAGTGCATCGGCAAGGAAAAGGTCGGCGTGCGGTTCGCGCCGCTGTTCACCACCACTGATGAAGCGCGCACTTACCTGGGCATGGTCGAGGAAGATCCGCACACCATCTACATCGAAGCGATCAAAGTGCTGCAGGACGTGGGCATCGCCTACCTGTCGATCGCCGAAGCCGACTGGGACAACGCCCCGGCGATGCCCCTCACGTTCCGTCAGGCCGTGCGCGACACCTTCAGCGGCGCGATCATTTATGCCGGGCGCTACACCGCAGAATCCGGTGCGCAACTGCTTGAATCCGGACTGGCCGACTTCGTCGCTTTCGGCCGCCCGTTCATGGCCAACCCCGATCTGCCGGCGCGGATTGCCAATGACTGGCCGTTGAATGCGTTGAACCCGGCCACCGTGTATGGCGGTACCGCCGAGGGCTACTCCGACTACCCCGTTTATCCCGGCTAA
- the ycaC gene encoding isochorismate family cysteine hydrolase YcaC codes for MTTPTYNRLNKDDAIVLLVDHQTGLISLVQDFSPNEFKNNVLALADLAKFFELPTILTTSFEQGPNGPLVPELKEMFPDAPYIARPGQINAWDNEDFVKAIKATGRKQIIIAGVVTDVCVAFPTLSALAEGFEVFVVTDASGTFNTTVQQAAWSRMTQAGAQMMNWFSVACELHRDWRNDIEGLGNLLSQRIPNYRNLMNSYSALTAQQK; via the coding sequence ATGACCACTCCAACCTACAACCGCCTCAACAAAGACGACGCCATCGTGCTGCTGGTCGACCACCAGACCGGCCTGATTTCCCTGGTGCAGGACTTCTCGCCAAACGAATTCAAGAACAACGTCTTGGCCCTGGCCGATCTGGCCAAGTTCTTCGAACTGCCGACCATCCTCACCACCAGTTTCGAACAAGGCCCGAACGGCCCGTTGGTGCCAGAGTTGAAAGAGATGTTCCCGGATGCGCCGTACATCGCTCGCCCAGGTCAGATCAACGCTTGGGACAATGAAGACTTCGTGAAGGCAATCAAAGCCACCGGTCGCAAGCAAATCATCATTGCCGGTGTGGTCACGGATGTCTGCGTAGCGTTCCCGACCTTGTCGGCGCTGGCGGAAGGGTTTGAGGTGTTTGTGGTGACCGATGCGTCCGGCACCTTCAACACCACCGTGCAACAAGCCGCGTGGAGTCGTATGACTCAGGCCGGTGCGCAGATGATGAACTGGTTCTCGGTGGCGTGTGAGCTGCACCGCGACTGGCGCAACGATATTGAAGGGCTGGGTAACTTGCTGTCGCAGCGGATTCCTAACTATCGCAACCTGATGAACAGCTACTCGGCGCTGACGGCTCAGCAGAAGTAA
- a CDS encoding type 1 glutamine amidotransferase domain-containing protein has product MKILMVLTSHDQLGNTGKKTGFWLEEFAAPYYAFKDAGAEVTLVSPAGGQPPLDPKSDEPDAQTAETDRFRKDSAAQQALANTGRLADVSADDFDAVFYPGGHGPLWDLAEDKQSIALIEAFDRANKPHGFVCHAPGVLRHALTADGKPLVQHRQVTGFTNAEEAAVGLTDVVPFLIEDEFQRLGGYYSKVADWQVHVVADGQLVTGQNPASSAAVAKKLLEMLG; this is encoded by the coding sequence ATGAAAATCCTGATGGTTTTGACTTCCCACGATCAACTCGGCAACACCGGCAAGAAAACCGGCTTCTGGCTGGAAGAGTTCGCCGCGCCCTACTACGCCTTCAAGGACGCCGGCGCCGAGGTCACGCTGGTTTCCCCCGCTGGAGGTCAGCCGCCGCTGGACCCGAAAAGCGATGAGCCAGACGCGCAGACTGCTGAAACTGACCGCTTCCGCAAAGACTCCGCCGCGCAGCAGGCACTGGCCAACACCGGCCGCCTGGCTGACGTCAGCGCTGATGATTTCGATGCGGTGTTTTACCCGGGCGGCCACGGTCCGCTGTGGGACCTGGCCGAAGACAAGCAATCGATCGCATTGATCGAAGCGTTTGACCGCGCCAACAAGCCCCACGGCTTTGTCTGCCATGCGCCGGGTGTGTTGCGTCACGCCCTCACCGCTGACGGTAAACCGCTGGTCCAGCATCGCCAGGTCACCGGTTTCACCAATGCCGAAGAAGCCGCCGTCGGCCTGACGGACGTGGTGCCGTTCCTGATCGAAGACGAGTTTCAGCGTCTCGGTGGTTATTACTCGAAAGTCGCCGACTGGCAGGTGCATGTGGTCGCCGATGGGCAACTGGTCACTGGCCAGAATCCGGCCAGCTCCGCCGCTGTCGCGAAAAAACTGCTGGAGATGCTGGGCTAA
- a CDS encoding SDR family NAD(P)-dependent oxidoreductase, with product MNTSKKVVVITGASQGIGAGLVKGFRERGYQVVATSRSIKPSTDPDILAVAGDIADPQTAERVIREAVARFGRIDTLVNNAGIFVAKPFTEYSKEDYAQVVATNMSGFFHISQLAIAEMEKNASGHIVSVTTSLVDHAIDGVPSVLASLTKGGINAATKSLAIEYAKRGIRVNAVSPGIIKTPMHGEESHAALGSLHPVGHMGEIDDIVQAILYLDSANFVTGEILHVDGGQSAGH from the coding sequence ATGAACACGTCCAAGAAAGTTGTAGTGATCACTGGCGCCTCGCAAGGCATTGGTGCAGGCCTGGTCAAGGGATTCCGTGAGCGCGGCTATCAGGTTGTCGCGACCTCGCGTTCGATCAAGCCTTCCACTGACCCGGACATTCTCGCCGTCGCCGGTGACATTGCCGACCCGCAAACCGCCGAACGGGTGATCCGCGAAGCCGTTGCACGTTTCGGTCGTATCGACACGCTGGTGAACAACGCCGGGATATTCGTCGCCAAACCCTTCACCGAATACAGCAAGGAAGACTACGCACAGGTCGTGGCGACCAACATGAGCGGCTTCTTCCACATCTCGCAATTGGCCATCGCCGAAATGGAGAAAAACGCCAGCGGCCACATCGTCAGCGTCACCACCAGTCTGGTCGACCACGCGATTGACGGCGTGCCGTCGGTGCTCGCTTCGCTGACCAAAGGTGGCATCAATGCAGCGACCAAATCCCTGGCCATCGAGTACGCCAAGCGCGGTATTCGGGTCAACGCGGTGTCGCCCGGCATTATCAAGACACCGATGCACGGCGAAGAATCCCATGCCGCCCTCGGTAGCCTGCATCCGGTTGGTCATATGGGCGAAATCGACGACATCGTGCAAGCGATCCTCTATCTGGACAGCGCGAACTTCGTCACCGGCGAAATCCTCCACGTTGACGGTGGGCAAAGCGCTGGCCATTGA